The following nucleotide sequence is from bacterium.
GTCCCAGCACTCGCCGGTCGCCGAGTAATCCTCGCGCACGGTGCCCCACTGTCGCTCGGCCAGGTACGGCCCCCAGCGCTTCCAGTCCTTCTCGCGGCGGGCGTCCTCGTCGAGGCGCCGGCGCTCGGCCGTCGTGCGATCCGCCATTGTCCCCCCCCTCGCTGCTCCCGGTCCGCCCGCTCCGATGTCGGTCCTCCGTCCGGGTTACGGTCGAACCGCCGGCAGTCTCAAGCGCGACGGTCGTGTCAGCCCGGGTGTCCTGCGGCCGAGAGCCGGCGGTCGAGGTCGAACGCGGCGCTGATCAGGGCCAGGTGGGTGAACGCCTGGGGAAAGTTGCCCAGGTGCCGCGCGCGCGGGCCGAGCTCCTCGCCGTAGAGGCCGAGGTGGTTGGCGTAGCCCAGCATCTTCTCGAAGAAGAAGCGGGCCTTCGGCAGGTCGCCCAGCCGCGAGAGGCACTCGACGTACCAGAACGAGCACATCGAGAACGTCCCCTCGCCGGGCGGCAGCCCGTCGCTGAACTCGGCGTCGAGCCGATAGCGGTACACGAGCGAGTCGGCGACCAGGCTCTGCTCGATCGCACGCAGCGTCGACACCCAGCGCGGGTCGGTCGGGGAGAGGAAGCGCACGAGCGGCATCAGCAGCGACGCCGCGTCGACGGTGCGGGCGCCGGGATACTGCACGAACGTCTTGCGGTCGGCGTCCCAGAACGAGGCGAAGACGCTCTCGTAGATCGTGTCGCGGACCTCGTGCCAGCGGGCGATCGGGCCCGGCAGCGAGCGCCGGCGGGCGAGCCGGATCGCGCGGTCGACCGCCACCCAGCACAGCACGCGCGAGTAGAGGAACTCGCGCCGTCCGCCGCGCACCTCCCAGATGCTCTCGTCGGGCTGCTGCCAGTTGGCGCACACCCAGTCGACCAGCCGGCGCAGGTTGCGCCAGAGGTCGAACGACACCGGTGCGCCGTACTTGTCGTAGAGGTACACGGCGTCCATCAGCTCGCCGTAGATGTCGAGCTGCAGGTGGTCGGCGGCGGCGTTGCCGATGCGTATGGGCCGCGAGTCCATGTAGCCGCGGAGGTGCGGCAGGTCCTCTTCGTCCGGCACGCGCCGGCCGTCGATCGCGTACATGATCTGGAGCGAGCCGTCGGCCGCGAGCTCGTCGCAGCGGGCTTCGATCCAGCGCATGAAGGCGGCGGCCTCCTCGGTGAAGCCGAGACGCATGAGGCCGTAGAGCGTGAAGGACGCGTCGCGGATCCAGGTGTAGCGATAGTCCCAGTTGCGCGTGCCGCCGATCTGCTCGGGCAGGCCGAAGGTCGGCGCGGCGACGATGGACCCGTAGGGTCGCGACGTCAGCAGCTTCAGCGTCAGCGCCGAGCGCTGCACCATCTCGCGCCAGCGGCCGCCGTAGGTCGCGCGGCCGATCCAGCGGCGCCAGAAATTCACGGTGCTCTTGAACGCGTCGGTGGCGTAGTCCGAGCCGCCGCACGGCGTGTCGTCGCCGTCGATCAGCTCCTCGAGCACGAACGCCGCGGCGTCGCCCTCGCGCAGGGTGAACTCGGCGACGGCGTCGCCGTCGTGCAGCTCGACGGGTACGTCGGCGTGCAGGCGCAGCGCCAGGCCGCCCTGCGGGCCGCCGCTGCGGAAGACGACGGTCTTGCCGCGCTTCTCGGCCGTATGTGTGGCGCGCGCGTAGTCGAAGCGCGGCGCGCAGCGCATCCGGAAGCGCACGTCGCCCTGCACCGCCTTCGCGCGCCGCACGATGTTGTGGGCCATGCCGGCGTCTTCGACCGGCATGAAGTCGGAGATCTCGGCGGAGCCGTCCTCGCCGAGGAAACGTGTCAAGAGGACGTTCGTGTCGGGCAGGTAGAGCTGCTTGTGCGTCGGGTCGTCGAGCACCGGCGCGAGCTGGA
It contains:
- a CDS encoding glycoside hydrolase family 15 protein, with the translated sequence MPRPRPIEDHGVIGDLHTVALVSMDGSIDFLCAPAFDSPSVFAGLLDAERGGSFQLAPVLDDPTHKQLYLPDTNVLLTRFLGEDGSAEISDFMPVEDAGMAHNIVRRAKAVQGDVRFRMRCAPRFDYARATHTAEKRGKTVVFRSGGPQGGLALRLHADVPVELHDGDAVAEFTLREGDAAAFVLEELIDGDDTPCGGSDYATDAFKSTVNFWRRWIGRATYGGRWREMVQRSALTLKLLTSRPYGSIVAAPTFGLPEQIGGTRNWDYRYTWIRDASFTLYGLMRLGFTEEAAAFMRWIEARCDELAADGSLQIMYAIDGRRVPDEEDLPHLRGYMDSRPIRIGNAAADHLQLDIYGELMDAVYLYDKYGAPVSFDLWRNLRRLVDWVCANWQQPDESIWEVRGGRREFLYSRVLCWVAVDRAIRLARRRSLPGPIARWHEVRDTIYESVFASFWDADRKTFVQYPGARTVDAASLLMPLVRFLSPTDPRWVSTLRAIEQSLVADSLVYRYRLDAEFSDGLPPGEGTFSMCSFWYVECLSRLGDLPKARFFFEKMLGYANHLGLYGEELGPRARHLGNFPQAFTHLALISAAFDLDRRLSAAGHPG